A genomic stretch from Aerococcaceae bacterium zg-1292 includes:
- a CDS encoding helix-turn-helix transcriptional regulator has translation MFQTNQSYNHATDFFLNHDSTIQLKEFIHHRQIKISANHTQTLFQFKTPVKVSPISGLALLVVTHADINVFHSYLLEGEYILAPETTFNILSLSDDVVVQLSTKTPQEPHLIKLQKNISASQQAPTIRVNELYTAITYQFQERHQLDVKPQNHFELLFVESGIVRINQTSLTRGHAILMAPNTTYHRLYDANEKCILHTIRFTADGIDKKLINTLLDVSSMMAPLLDLMYQDLSAALQVDYLLLHVQSVLLTLHQQLISPTTDNTTAMQAKYEDELFAQIIDYIHSSDIVALKVSDLVQQFNLSRSTLQQLFNKYQHVTPKIYINQLRLEKSRQLIRESNLSITEIAAQLGYGSLQYFSRAFSNAYNVSPSEYAKGYAKRL, from the coding sequence ATGTTTCAAACAAACCAATCTTATAATCATGCCACTGATTTTTTTCTTAATCATGACTCAACTATTCAACTAAAAGAATTTATTCATCACCGTCAAATCAAAATAAGCGCTAATCATACACAAACCTTATTTCAATTTAAAACTCCAGTTAAGGTTTCACCTATATCTGGTTTAGCGCTTTTAGTCGTTACCCATGCAGATATTAATGTTTTTCATTCCTATCTTTTAGAAGGTGAATACATTTTAGCGCCTGAAACAACCTTTAATATATTAAGTTTATCTGATGATGTCGTAGTCCAATTATCCACCAAAACACCACAAGAACCTCACTTAATAAAATTACAAAAAAATATAAGTGCTAGTCAGCAGGCGCCTACTATCCGTGTGAACGAACTATACACCGCCATCACATATCAATTTCAAGAGCGTCATCAACTAGACGTTAAACCACAAAATCATTTCGAGCTATTATTCGTAGAAAGTGGTATTGTGCGAATTAATCAAACTTCGCTCACAAGAGGTCACGCTATTCTCATGGCACCTAATACCACCTACCACCGACTATATGATGCTAATGAGAAATGTATACTTCACACGATTCGTTTCACTGCCGACGGCATTGATAAAAAGTTAATAAATACCTTATTAGACGTCAGCTCTATGATGGCACCTTTATTAGATTTAATGTATCAAGACTTAAGTGCCGCACTACAAGTAGACTATCTTTTATTACATGTGCAAAGTGTCTTACTTACCTTACATCAGCAATTAATCAGTCCTACAACAGACAACACGACCGCGATGCAAGCAAAATATGAAGACGAACTATTTGCCCAAATCATCGATTACATTCACTCGAGCGATATCGTCGCTTTAAAAGTCAGTGATTTAGTTCAACAGTTTAATCTATCACGGTCAACCTTACAACAATTATTTAACAAGTATCAGCATGTCACACCAAAAATTTATATCAATCAATTACGACTAGAAAAAAGCCGCCAATTAATACGTGAATCGAATTTATCTATCACTGAAATTGCAGCCCAACTCGGATACGGCTCACTACAATATTTTTCAAGAGCCTTCAGCAACGCCTACAACGTCAGCCCATCCGAATACGCCAAAGGCTACGCAAAACGCTTGTAA
- a CDS encoding CapA family protein, translated as MKQSIFKRIGLVIASVCVLSACQAPAPPAETTTSEVATETTVEPATESTTTEATIGRSITIRSIGDILIHDYLYNDAATGTGYNFDHMFAPVKPYIENADLTTANLEVIASGDTLPVSNYPAFNAPSQIIDALKAVGVDIVNNATNHTMDWGAEGALGSITALKQRGMPYVGSYESWDDYNTPRILDINGVKVGFLAYSYGANGNPIPEDQSYLLTLIDTELMALEVKALQEKVDLSVVMIHNGEEYESLPSESQINVNNVVRDAGANFILGGHPHVLQPFMVYNKHQAALFSHGNFLSGQIDDSNKLGGISEYTFTEVNGKFEISKIRFMPTFTIGVPGGRYQVVPLADWQQYGIAGGGEYFENTVALMRRYTNLVEVVKYLD; from the coding sequence ATGAAACAAAGTATTTTTAAAAGAATCGGACTAGTGATAGCATCTGTATGTGTATTATCAGCGTGCCAAGCACCAGCACCACCTGCTGAAACGACGACAAGTGAAGTGGCGACAGAGACTACCGTTGAGCCAGCTACTGAAAGTACTACCACTGAAGCAACAATTGGGCGCAGCATTACGATTCGGTCAATTGGTGATATTTTAATCCACGATTACTTATATAATGATGCAGCGACAGGAACAGGGTATAATTTTGACCATATGTTTGCTCCGGTTAAACCATATATTGAAAATGCAGACTTAACGACTGCTAATTTGGAAGTTATTGCCTCTGGCGATACCTTACCCGTGTCTAATTATCCTGCCTTTAATGCACCATCACAAATTATTGATGCGTTAAAAGCAGTTGGTGTTGATATTGTCAATAATGCGACGAATCATACAATGGACTGGGGCGCAGAGGGCGCACTTGGGTCTATTACTGCGTTAAAACAGCGTGGAATGCCTTATGTCGGTAGTTATGAAAGTTGGGATGATTACAATACGCCTCGTATTTTAGATATCAATGGTGTGAAAGTAGGATTTTTAGCGTATAGTTATGGAGCAAATGGCAATCCAATACCTGAAGACCAGTCCTATTTATTAACCTTAATTGACACAGAATTAATGGCTTTAGAAGTCAAAGCTTTGCAAGAAAAAGTCGATTTGTCAGTCGTAATGATTCATAATGGTGAAGAGTATGAGTCACTGCCGTCAGAATCTCAAATTAATGTCAATAATGTTGTTCGTGATGCAGGTGCCAATTTTATTTTAGGTGGGCATCCACACGTACTCCAACCATTTATGGTATATAATAAACATCAAGCAGCCTTGTTTTCTCATGGAAATTTTTTATCAGGACAAATTGATGATTCCAATAAACTAGGTGGTATTTCCGAGTATACTTTTACCGAAGTCAATGGTAAATTTGAAATATCTAAAATCCGTTTTATGCCAACCTTTACGATTGGTGTGCCGGGTGGTCGTTATCAAGTAGTCCCATTAGCTGATTGGCAACAATATGGTATTGCAGGTGGTGGCGAGTATTTTGAAAACACAGTTGCTTTA